The genome window CCAATGACGCCTGTCGCTGTACATCGTCGTTCCCAACGAGGGAGAAGTAGTACGAAGCTCTGATGACGTCGAATGGGATGATGAACTCCTGAAACGGATTCGCAACCCAGATGTAGTTTCTTGGGCTATGTACCTTGTGTCCATGCTCGACGTGGCTGCGGGCGGCAAGCACTCTCTCGTAGCCGCGCACCAAATTCTCGCCGTCGACGAAGACCATCATTCGCTTTCGTGTCACGATCACGCTCGTTCGACGCATCTGTCGGTCAACGGTGAGGAGCCATAGAACGTCAGAAATGCGCAGGCGCGTAGCACAACAGGATGGCGGGCGGTGTAACGTCAAGTTGTGCTGCGGCCGATCCAAATAGAGCGAGCGCAGCGAGCAGTCACTCGCTCGGCCGTCTGCTCCAACTAGAGTTAGCTGTCACGCGTGCAGCTGCCGGTCGACGAACTGCCGCGGCGTCAGGACGTCGATCGACTGCCATCCGGAGACGCGCAACAGGTGCTTGTCCCCCGAAACGACGACCGTGGCACCGCCCGCGAGCGCGGCCGCCAGAAACTTGTCGTCGTCCGGGTCTTCGCACACACGAGACGCGAGCGCGAGCGCGTTCACCACGGTGGCATGCACCGCGACCATGGCGAGCAGCGCGTCCAAGGCGCGAACGAGCGGTTCCCGGCCAGCAGCCAGTGCTTGGCCAACTCGGCGATATTCGTCCAGAATCTCCGGCGAGGCCACGAGCCGAAACTGGCCGTCGGACCACGCCGTGAGGATGCGAGCGGGCGTGCCCCCGAAGATCAGACCGGAGACGAGCACGTTCGTATCTATGACGACCTTCACTTCTTCCGTCGCACTCGCTTG of Gemmatimonadota bacterium contains these proteins:
- a CDS encoding putative toxin-antitoxin system toxin component, PIN family — its product is MKVVIDTNVLVSGLIFGGTPARILTAWSDGQFRLVASPEILDEYRRVGQALAAGREPLVRALDALLAMVAVHATVVNALALASRVCEDPDDDKFLAAALAGGATVVVSGDKHLLRVSGWQSIDVLTPRQFVDRQLHA